The proteins below come from a single Mycolicibacterium sp. TY81 genomic window:
- a CDS encoding DUF1156 domain-containing protein has protein sequence MTDTNAPKRKLIEVALPLEAINKESAREKSIRHGHPSTLHLWWARRPLAAARAVLFAQLVDDPSSNPEEFPTEELQRKERDRLHKLIERLVVWENIRDEKLLAEAHAEILKSTGGNPPPILDPFAGGGTIPLEAQRLGLEAHASDLNPVAVLINKALIEIPPKFRDLPPVFPGLAESEIRSWKGAEGLAADVRAYGAWMRDEAEKRIGHLYPKAALPDGSKATVIAWIWARTVTCPNPACRIAMPLVRSWWLGKKKGKEAYVVPSVVDGKVSFSIGHDPKTAPTTETDGTVGRTGATCIGCGSAVELKYIRAEGRAGRMGSQLMTTVAEGNRTRIYLKPTPEHEAAAQVPRPDDVPRGELPNNPRDFKTPNYGMTTFADLFTPRQLTALTTLGDLVTEAREHVLADACAAGMPEGDRLEPGGTGAAAYADAVATYLGLGVSRLADIANALCRWENTKEQIRNLFARQAIPMIWDFPDTTPFGKAAGSYTVSLNSIVKSIQVAGNTIGEARQASADDRPLDGLLISTDPPYYDNIGYSDLSDFFYVWLRRSLRAIHPELLSTMLVPKSEELVANPYRHGGREGAHRFFEDGFREVFRRARESALPDYPITVYYAFKQSETTDAGEASSGWETLLEGMIRSGWAVTATWPLRSELSNRMLSQGTNALASSIVLALRPRPEEAPQTDRRAFIEALKAELPSALRELQQGAIAPVDLPQAAIGPGMAVFSRYLAVLEPDGSKMSVRSALARINEILDQVLNEQEGDFDSTSRFAIAWYRQHGYDTGTFGDANNLANARNTSVDAMDRDGILISRAGKVQLIKPSDLASDYDVLADLHTSNWEVLHHLIKKLEGDGITPAGEFLRTALTRPDAAIDADLVKELAHLLFRIAESNGWTKDALSFNSLVTSWPEILDVARADAPTTSAQGTLDYDEGDD, from the coding sequence ATGACTGATACCAACGCGCCCAAGCGCAAACTGATCGAGGTTGCGCTTCCGCTGGAAGCCATCAACAAGGAATCGGCCCGCGAGAAGTCGATCCGCCACGGTCACCCGTCAACACTGCACCTGTGGTGGGCTCGCCGTCCGCTCGCTGCTGCCCGCGCCGTGCTGTTTGCGCAACTCGTCGATGACCCGTCCTCGAATCCCGAAGAGTTCCCCACCGAAGAATTGCAGCGCAAGGAACGCGACCGTCTGCACAAACTGATCGAGCGCCTCGTCGTTTGGGAGAACATTCGCGACGAGAAGCTACTCGCCGAAGCACACGCGGAGATTCTCAAATCCACTGGTGGCAATCCCCCACCCATCCTCGATCCGTTCGCCGGTGGCGGCACGATACCGCTCGAAGCACAGCGGCTCGGCCTGGAGGCGCACGCATCGGACCTCAATCCCGTTGCGGTACTGATCAATAAGGCGCTGATCGAGATTCCGCCGAAGTTCCGCGACCTGCCGCCAGTGTTCCCGGGCCTCGCTGAATCCGAGATCCGCTCATGGAAAGGCGCCGAAGGTCTGGCCGCCGATGTGCGGGCCTATGGGGCGTGGATGCGCGATGAGGCCGAAAAGCGGATCGGGCACCTGTACCCTAAGGCAGCCCTGCCGGATGGGTCGAAAGCGACTGTCATTGCCTGGATTTGGGCACGTACCGTCACCTGCCCCAACCCCGCGTGTCGTATTGCGATGCCGTTGGTGCGGTCGTGGTGGCTCGGTAAGAAGAAAGGCAAAGAGGCGTACGTCGTGCCGTCCGTGGTCGACGGCAAGGTCAGCTTCTCCATCGGCCACGATCCGAAGACTGCGCCGACAACAGAGACCGACGGCACTGTCGGGCGAACCGGCGCAACGTGTATCGGTTGCGGATCAGCCGTTGAGCTGAAATACATTCGGGCCGAGGGCCGCGCGGGACGGATGGGTTCACAACTGATGACGACTGTCGCTGAGGGCAACCGCACCCGCATCTACCTGAAACCAACGCCTGAGCACGAAGCTGCGGCACAGGTTCCGCGTCCCGACGACGTGCCACGAGGTGAACTGCCGAACAATCCGCGCGACTTCAAGACTCCAAACTATGGCATGACAACATTTGCCGACCTGTTCACTCCGCGACAGCTCACCGCGCTCACCACGCTCGGCGACCTGGTCACGGAGGCACGTGAGCACGTACTCGCGGACGCGTGCGCCGCAGGCATGCCCGAGGGCGACCGCCTCGAACCCGGCGGCACCGGCGCCGCTGCCTACGCCGACGCGGTAGCGACGTATCTCGGACTAGGTGTCAGCAGACTTGCCGACATAGCCAACGCGCTGTGCCGCTGGGAGAACACCAAAGAACAGATTCGCAATCTGTTTGCTCGCCAGGCCATCCCGATGATCTGGGACTTCCCCGATACGACTCCATTTGGAAAGGCAGCGGGTTCATACACAGTCAGTCTGAACAGCATCGTGAAGAGCATCCAAGTCGCTGGCAACACGATCGGAGAGGCCAGGCAAGCATCGGCTGACGACCGCCCTCTCGATGGCTTGCTGATCTCCACTGACCCGCCGTACTACGACAACATCGGCTATTCGGACCTATCGGACTTCTTCTACGTGTGGCTGCGCCGCTCGCTACGGGCGATCCACCCCGAGCTGCTCAGCACGATGCTGGTGCCCAAGTCGGAAGAGCTTGTCGCGAACCCCTACCGCCACGGCGGGCGAGAGGGAGCGCATAGATTCTTTGAAGACGGGTTCCGAGAGGTTTTCAGACGGGCACGCGAATCCGCGCTCCCCGACTACCCGATCACCGTCTACTACGCCTTCAAACAATCCGAGACCACAGATGCTGGCGAAGCATCGTCCGGCTGGGAAACCCTGCTGGAAGGAATGATCCGCTCAGGTTGGGCGGTCACCGCCACTTGGCCGCTCCGCAGTGAGCTCAGCAATCGGATGCTCTCCCAGGGAACCAATGCCCTTGCCTCGTCAATCGTCTTAGCGCTCCGCCCTCGTCCTGAGGAGGCGCCACAGACCGACCGCCGCGCGTTCATCGAGGCCCTCAAGGCCGAATTGCCCTCCGCGCTCAGAGAGTTGCAACAAGGCGCGATCGCCCCGGTTGACCTGCCTCAGGCAGCAATCGGCCCTGGCATGGCCGTGTTCTCTCGCTACTTGGCGGTCCTCGAACCAGACGGCTCCAAGATGTCCGTGCGGTCCGCGCTCGCACGCATCAACGAGATTCTCGACCAGGTGCTCAATGAGCAAGAAGGCGATTTCGACTCGACCAGTCGGTTCGCCATCGCCTGGTATCGCCAACATGGCTACGACACAGGCACTTTCGGCGACGCCAATAACCTGGCCAACGCCCGCAACACCTCCGTCGACGCCATGGATCGCGATGGCATCCTGATCAGCCGAGCCGGGAAGGTGCAGCTGATCAAGCCGTCCGACTTGGCTTCCGACTACGACGTACTCGCCGATCTGCACACCAGCAACTGGGAAGTCCTGCACCACCTGATCAAGAAGCTGGAAGGCGACGGCATCACCCCCGCCGGCGAATTCCTACGCACTGCGTTGACCCGGCCGGACGCCGCAATCGATGCTGATCTGGTGAAAGAGCTTGCCCACCTACTCTTCCGGATCGCCGAGAGCAACGGCTGGACCAAGGACGCGCTGAGCTTCAACAGCCTGGTCACCAGCTGGCCCGAAATTCTTGACGTGGCACGGGCTGATGCTCCGACAACCAGCGCGCAGGGCACGTTGGACTACGACGAGGGGGACGACTGA
- a CDS encoding PIN domain nuclease, translating into MILVDTSAWIEFLRNTGSGVCVRVDELLAEPIAICAPVQMEILAGARNDRHLKDLRGLLARAQTLPTSPTDYEDAATIYRVCRRRGETVRKVIDCLIAAHAIREQIPILHSDSDFDAIARHTSLQLDTSPRPD; encoded by the coding sequence ATGATCCTCGTTGACACGTCAGCCTGGATCGAGTTTCTAAGGAACACCGGGAGCGGTGTGTGCGTGCGAGTCGACGAGCTACTCGCCGAGCCGATCGCGATCTGCGCTCCCGTCCAGATGGAAATCCTCGCCGGGGCCCGAAACGACCGCCACCTCAAGGATCTTCGTGGCCTGTTGGCACGCGCACAAACTCTACCGACATCCCCCACTGACTATGAAGACGCCGCAACCATTTACCGCGTCTGTCGGCGTCGCGGTGAAACCGTACGCAAAGTGATCGACTGCCTCATCGCCGCGCATGCCATACGCGAACAGATTCCAATCCTGCACTCCGACAGCGACTTCGACGCGATCGCGCGGCATACATCGCTACAGCTGGATACCTCACCGCGGCCGGACTGA
- a CDS encoding Swt1 family HEPN domain-containing protein — translation MALSNRDRINRMFEVIAPALDDFISSVIGQGDPALGAAWPKLVQNKDSKNGAPSTKTYEPLDPQVQLRMLTEGNITGGFRKGWYPFNEALGKAGESFAIELREARNTWAHNGSFSDDDAYRTLDTAERLLRLIGSGAEADEVQTIKRNLRRVTADKDDKKVLKAAVDNPEATGLKPWREVLPPHDDVATGNFASSEFAADLHKVAFGGEQDSDYADPVTFFRRTYLTEGLTDLVGRAVRRLAGDDNAPPVINLQTNFGGGKTHSMLALWHVAAGLPVGDFPQETADLLTANGYQAGMVNRVAIVGNHFSPAGEPKTGGPHVNTLWGELAWQLGGAEAYALVAEADVNRTPPGAALHELLAKYSPAVILIDEWVAYARSLVGRDDLAGGTFDDQFTFAQSLTEAATGTSGVLLVISIPASNSIDSAEPIAGSAEEVGGSNGLEALHRLQRVVGRVADQWRPASSLEAYQIVRQRLFQQPDAAALASIGATARAYVDFYRKYSDDFPRECRDTAYEDRIKRTYPIHPELFDRLYEEWSSLERFQRTRGVLRLMSTVIHALWNIENDTASLIMPGSIPLSVGRVNSELTSYLPDSWKAVIDADVDGPNSEPARVDVAKPLFGQRSLTKRLARTVFFGAVPTIGSAHKGLEVQRVFLGTARPDDTPGNFHAALTQLGDRATYFYSGSGKYWYDLQANITRAAKDQAERLHKEDVWAEIALRLQAQAHTRGDFAGVHVCPESNIDIPDTDEARLVILHPKVAHKRGTDSAAKAFAHKTTEQRGNANRINRNMLVYLAADEARLEELDNAVRDYLGWSHVLANEADLDLTTNQKDQATQRQATADQTVKSRLLQTFTWALIPSQPDPGAPFILRETKVEGQSESLAERVSRRLGSDGDLSTQQAAVTVRLAINKVPQIWKDGHVTLGALWELYCQYPYMPRLRDRKVLQEGVRELPLIWETDAFALATGYQDGRYVGLWIPGDANSAPVATDSLLLVRPDVATKQRAEEEPAPESGDPSPSPTKPQPAKGPGVDVGFPPAKTRFYGVKTLSSDKIALDFKNIADEVIANLRDQGIELVVRIEIEAVDSNGFDENKIRTVAENAKTLKFDQSGFEES, via the coding sequence ATGGCGCTGAGCAACCGCGACCGCATCAACCGCATGTTCGAGGTCATCGCGCCTGCCTTGGATGACTTCATATCCTCGGTGATCGGGCAAGGCGACCCGGCGCTCGGCGCGGCGTGGCCCAAACTCGTCCAGAACAAGGACTCTAAAAACGGCGCCCCGTCGACCAAGACATACGAGCCGCTCGACCCGCAGGTGCAATTGCGGATGCTCACCGAAGGCAACATCACCGGCGGATTCAGAAAAGGCTGGTATCCGTTCAACGAAGCACTCGGCAAGGCTGGCGAGTCCTTCGCCATCGAACTTCGGGAGGCGCGAAACACCTGGGCGCACAACGGTTCATTCAGCGACGACGACGCCTACCGCACTCTGGACACCGCCGAGCGCCTGCTCCGGTTGATCGGCAGCGGCGCCGAGGCCGACGAAGTCCAAACCATCAAGCGCAATCTGCGCCGGGTCACCGCCGATAAGGACGACAAGAAGGTCCTCAAAGCCGCTGTCGACAACCCTGAGGCCACCGGACTCAAGCCGTGGCGGGAAGTGCTGCCACCGCACGATGATGTTGCGACGGGCAACTTCGCGTCCTCCGAGTTCGCGGCCGATCTGCACAAGGTCGCCTTTGGCGGAGAACAGGATTCGGACTACGCCGATCCCGTGACATTCTTCCGGCGTACCTACCTGACCGAAGGCCTGACCGATCTCGTCGGCCGAGCCGTTCGGCGCCTGGCCGGAGACGACAACGCGCCACCGGTGATCAACTTGCAGACCAACTTCGGTGGCGGCAAGACCCACTCGATGCTGGCCTTGTGGCATGTCGCTGCCGGGCTTCCGGTGGGTGATTTCCCGCAGGAGACCGCAGACTTGCTCACCGCCAACGGTTACCAAGCCGGCATGGTGAACCGCGTCGCGATCGTCGGCAATCATTTCAGCCCAGCCGGCGAACCCAAGACTGGCGGCCCTCATGTCAACACGCTCTGGGGCGAGTTGGCCTGGCAGCTGGGCGGCGCGGAGGCGTACGCACTTGTCGCCGAAGCCGATGTCAACCGAACGCCTCCGGGCGCAGCCCTCCACGAACTGCTGGCGAAGTACTCCCCCGCGGTCATCCTGATCGACGAATGGGTTGCCTACGCCCGCTCACTCGTCGGACGCGATGACCTCGCCGGTGGCACGTTCGATGATCAGTTCACCTTCGCGCAATCGCTCACCGAGGCCGCCACAGGAACGTCTGGTGTGCTGCTGGTGATTTCGATACCGGCTTCCAATTCCATCGACAGTGCGGAGCCAATCGCCGGAAGCGCCGAGGAAGTCGGCGGCTCGAACGGACTGGAAGCCCTACATCGCCTGCAGCGCGTCGTTGGGCGCGTCGCCGACCAATGGCGCCCGGCCTCATCGCTTGAGGCGTACCAGATCGTCAGGCAGCGACTGTTCCAACAGCCCGATGCCGCTGCGCTGGCATCGATCGGGGCCACCGCACGCGCCTACGTCGACTTCTACCGCAAGTACAGCGACGACTTCCCCCGCGAGTGCCGCGACACTGCCTACGAGGACCGCATCAAACGGACCTATCCCATTCACCCCGAGCTCTTCGACCGCCTCTATGAGGAGTGGTCATCACTGGAGCGGTTCCAGCGCACCCGCGGAGTCCTGCGTCTGATGAGCACCGTGATCCACGCGCTCTGGAACATCGAAAATGACACTGCGTCGTTGATCATGCCCGGCTCGATCCCACTGTCGGTAGGACGGGTGAACTCGGAGCTGACCAGCTACCTTCCAGATTCATGGAAGGCAGTGATCGACGCTGACGTCGACGGCCCGAACTCCGAACCGGCCCGCGTCGACGTCGCGAAACCATTGTTTGGTCAGCGGTCGCTGACTAAGCGTCTGGCCCGAACTGTCTTCTTCGGCGCCGTTCCCACCATCGGCTCGGCCCACAAAGGCCTGGAGGTCCAGCGGGTGTTTCTCGGCACGGCGAGGCCCGATGACACCCCCGGGAATTTCCATGCCGCACTGACTCAGCTCGGTGATCGGGCGACCTACTTCTACTCTGGCTCCGGCAAATACTGGTATGACCTGCAGGCAAACATCACTCGTGCCGCCAAGGATCAGGCCGAACGCCTCCACAAGGAAGACGTCTGGGCCGAAATCGCACTGCGGCTGCAAGCCCAGGCCCACACCCGCGGTGACTTCGCCGGCGTCCACGTGTGCCCGGAATCCAATATCGACATCCCCGATACCGACGAAGCGCGGTTGGTGATCCTGCATCCCAAGGTCGCTCACAAACGCGGCACCGATTCTGCGGCAAAGGCATTCGCACACAAAACAACCGAACAGCGCGGCAACGCCAATCGGATCAATCGCAACATGCTGGTGTATCTGGCCGCCGACGAAGCACGACTCGAAGAGCTCGACAACGCGGTGCGCGACTACCTCGGCTGGAGCCACGTCCTGGCCAACGAGGCCGATCTGGATCTCACCACGAACCAGAAGGATCAGGCCACCCAGCGGCAGGCAACGGCCGACCAGACGGTCAAATCGCGTCTGCTGCAAACATTTACGTGGGCCCTCATTCCGTCACAGCCCGATCCGGGAGCGCCTTTCATCCTGCGCGAGACCAAGGTGGAAGGACAGTCGGAGTCACTGGCCGAACGAGTGTCCCGTCGTCTCGGCAGCGACGGGGATCTGTCAACACAGCAGGCCGCCGTGACCGTTCGGCTTGCCATCAACAAGGTCCCACAGATCTGGAAAGACGGGCACGTTACGCTCGGCGCGCTGTGGGAGCTGTACTGCCAGTATCCTTATATGCCGCGCCTCCGCGATCGGAAAGTGTTGCAAGAAGGCGTCCGTGAGCTTCCCCTGATCTGGGAGACCGATGCTTTCGCGTTGGCCACCGGCTACCAAGACGGCCGGTACGTCGGCTTGTGGATTCCTGGCGATGCCAATTCCGCACCGGTTGCCACGGACTCGCTCCTGCTCGTGCGCCCCGATGTTGCCACCAAGCAGCGTGCCGAAGAAGAGCCTGCCCCCGAATCTGGGGATCCCAGTCCGTCGCCAACGAAACCGCAGCCGGCCAAGGGACCAGGCGTCGACGTCGGGTTCCCGCCGGCCAAGACCCGCTTCTACGGCGTGAAGACCCTCAGCTCGGACAAGATCGCGCTCGATTTCAAGAACATCGCGGATGAGGTCATCGCAAACCTGCGCGACCAAGGAATTGAACTAGTGGTGCGAATCGAAATCGAGGCTGTCGACTCAAACGGGTTCGACGAGAACAAGATTCGCACGGTCGCCGAGAACGCCAAAACGCTGAAGTTCGATCAGTCTGGGTTTGAGGAGAGCTAG
- a CDS encoding DUF3322 domain-containing protein: MAEPKLLMPNDVTVRARRTVDRHLKSWLFGASVDALTIRLGSPSEAAVAAHRTVVENWVHAWQASRLDVRWEERRWASLGRQLLPVAVTIEGADAIVAAAGETRRWQSLLQRCARLRALDDEPQWPALLSETFRYWNSLADNDFDRLLATVRWLRQNPNSGLLIRQLPIPGVDTKWLGTHRTAVTALAVPLGVPEHLGLRERELLRAVVIADPALRQGLPRIFAAPDRELAGLDLAASQVVVVENLQTLEALPDVPGTVAVFGWGDHATGVAGFPWVRNAPRVVYWGDLDTDGFDILARFRAECPCESLLMDHASLERWHDLAVPHAASGSVDVAWLTETERAALDVLQRNGLRLEQERIPIGAAVELLMAAGSVRPR; the protein is encoded by the coding sequence GTGGCTGAACCGAAGCTGCTGATGCCCAACGACGTGACAGTCAGAGCGCGACGGACGGTGGACCGTCACCTCAAATCGTGGCTTTTCGGCGCTTCTGTCGATGCGTTGACAATAAGACTGGGTAGCCCGAGCGAGGCGGCCGTCGCCGCCCATCGTACGGTCGTCGAGAACTGGGTCCACGCCTGGCAAGCCTCGCGCCTCGATGTCCGCTGGGAGGAGCGGCGCTGGGCCAGCCTGGGTAGGCAACTGCTTCCGGTTGCGGTGACCATTGAAGGGGCTGACGCGATCGTCGCAGCCGCGGGCGAGACTCGACGCTGGCAATCTCTGCTACAGCGCTGCGCGCGGTTACGGGCGCTGGATGACGAGCCGCAGTGGCCGGCTCTGTTGTCCGAGACATTCCGTTACTGGAATTCCTTGGCCGACAACGACTTCGACCGGCTCCTGGCTACGGTTCGCTGGCTACGTCAGAATCCGAACTCCGGCCTGCTGATCCGGCAGCTCCCGATACCCGGTGTTGACACGAAATGGCTGGGTACACACCGCACTGCGGTGACCGCGCTAGCGGTGCCGCTCGGTGTGCCTGAGCATCTGGGACTGCGGGAGCGTGAACTACTGCGGGCGGTCGTCATCGCTGATCCTGCTCTGCGGCAAGGTCTTCCGCGTATCTTTGCTGCCCCGGACCGGGAGTTGGCGGGGCTTGACCTGGCGGCATCGCAGGTCGTGGTTGTCGAGAACCTACAGACCCTCGAAGCGCTACCTGACGTGCCCGGCACGGTCGCGGTGTTCGGTTGGGGCGACCATGCCACCGGGGTGGCCGGATTCCCGTGGGTTCGGAATGCGCCGCGTGTCGTGTATTGGGGCGACCTGGACACGGACGGATTCGACATTCTGGCCCGTTTCCGGGCCGAATGTCCTTGTGAGAGCTTGCTGATGGATCACGCCTCGCTGGAGCGCTGGCATGACCTTGCCGTGCCACACGCTGCGAGTGGGTCAGTCGATGTGGCGTGGTTGACCGAGACCGAGCGCGCAGCATTGGACGTGTTGCAGCGCAATGGCCTACGTCTGGAGCAGGAGCGCATTCCGATTGGCGCCGCGGTGGAGTTGTTGATGGCGGCTGGATCAGTCCGGCCGCGGTGA
- a CDS encoding type II toxin-antitoxin system VapB family antitoxin: MTRTNIDIDDHACEVVMRRFHLTSKRDAVNFALRNLAQEALDLKAARELRGSGWDADLDELRSDRVR; the protein is encoded by the coding sequence ATGACCCGCACAAACATCGACATCGACGACCATGCGTGCGAGGTCGTCATGCGAAGGTTCCATTTGACCAGCAAGCGAGACGCGGTGAACTTCGCGTTGCGCAATCTCGCCCAGGAAGCATTGGACCTCAAAGCGGCCCGAGAACTCCGCGGGTCCGGATGGGACGCCGATCTCGATGAATTGCGCAGCGACCGCGTCCGATGA